The following is a genomic window from Pan paniscus chromosome 6, NHGRI_mPanPan1-v2.0_pri, whole genome shotgun sequence.
GAAGGTAAAAGAAGCTCCTGGTGAGGGAGGATGTAGCCAGGCATCATCTTGTGTGAGGGTGAGAGCACAGAGGACGAGAGGGAATGGTAGGAGTGTGGAGGAGCTGGCAGTGAGGGGGCCAAAGAGGTGCTTAGGAGAAAGGTGACCTTGGGGAGTCACAAGGCTCTCAGCTTCCTTtgattttaaatcagaaaagcAGCATATAAAAAGGAAGTCCCTttgcctccccacctcccaaaaaAGGAAGCCCCAGAAggtctgtgtttctttttaaattatttttatatttatttatttatttatttaactggaAAGGCTACACTGGGAAGGTCTGTGTTTCAAGCCTGTCAGGGACGGGTCCATCTTGGGTATCTATCCCTGGCTGGGATGAAATTGGGGCTGAGAAGGACAAGGGAAGATGGGTCCCCTTAGTCCCCGCCTGGGAGGAGAGAGTCCAGCAGCAGGAGTGCCTGGGATGATGGCCAGGCCTGCCTCCCCTGCCCAGGACACAGAGACGCACGCTCAGCTTCAGGAGATGAAGCAGCTGTACCAGGCCAGCAAGGACGAGCTGGAGCGGCAGAAGCACATGTATGACCAGCTGGAGCAGGACCTCCTGCTCTGCCAGCTGGAGCTGAAAGAGCTCAAGGCCTCCCAGCCCATTCCGGAGGACAAAGGAAAGTGTGCTAATAAGGTAATTGTCGTTCAGAGAGGTGACAGCTCCTGGGCACTTGCTCCAGAGAGAAGAGGTACAGAGGCAAAAAGTGAAGGCACCCAACCCAAGGGCTTGATGGCCTTCCTaggcaggaagcagaggcagggcCACATGCTGCTAACTTCAAAATTGTTTGCCCTGACCTTGACTTTGAGCCAGAGCCACAGCTTAGTAGGATCAATATCTTTGGATCCCAGTCTGAACCCCTGAAAGTTTTACACATGATTCCATGTATGTAGACATTTATACAATGGTATTAGAACTGTAGTGATATCTAGTCATTCTTGGAGAGGAACATATACATGGGCCCATTACACAAATATTATTGTTGGAACTAGAGAAATGGGCCAGTTTTCTGGGTCAGATTGCAAATGCTCTTATAAAGGGGTACGGTCTTGTGCCCAGAGTGCTGATTGGGCAAGAGAAGGACCTAGGCTCTTCTAGGATTTATTCTGTGACTTTGAAGtagttaaattctttttttatgaaatggagtctcactctgtcgcccaggctggagtgtgcagtgacacgatctcagctcactgcagcctccgcctcctgggttcaagcaattctcctgtctcagcctcccaagtagctgggactacaggcacatgccattgtgcctggctaatttttgtatttttagttgagaccgggtttcgccatgttggtcaggctggtctcgaactcctgacctcaggtgatccacctgcctcggcctcccaaggtgctgggattacaggcatgagccgccatgccctgCCAGTAATTAAATTGTTGAAGGTTGAATTGTGCCCTCTTTAAATGGAAGAGAATACTACTCTTAACTCACTTCCTTTTAGCAGTAAATCCTGGTAGTGATAAATAAggccttattcattttttttcttttccatagtgTATAAAATGCAAGCCGTTATCATTTATCCTGTTGAGCACTTTCAGCTCCTGATTACTGATGGGAAATGGAAAGGTGTTGAAGCATGTTGGAGAAGAGGCCCAAGAGTCTCTAAAGATGGTGGAGTTGGTCACATTCTGCCAGAAAACTCAGTAGTTCCTGTCCCTGGGGAAAGGCCTTCAGGAGACGGAGGACTGGGAAGTTTATTTGGGCCACCTCAGCAGTCTCTTTGCCTTTCTATATCCAGGCTCACATTTCCTCCTTTTTCCACTTCTACTCAATTTAGGAGCCCAGGTGATCCGTGACTTGCTCGTCACCTCTTCCCCTAATGGGAAAAATGATGGGAAAGGAGAAGCATGCTGGCAGACAGCACCTGCTTTTTCTCTAGCCATAAAACAGCATTGAGATCTGTCTGATATTAGAAGATCTGGGTTTTTGGAAATGGGATGATTTAGTCTTCTCAACCCAAATTTAGCAATAGCGCATACTTTCTAAAGATTTAAAGAGAGAATTAGGAaagcaaaaatgggaaaaattaggGTGAAATTAAGTCCTTATTTATAAGGAATGTAGTTGCATTAAAAAACAACTGGGGTTAATGAGAATAACAGGAGCTAAGAGTTCCCAATAGGGTGGGAATATGGTGTATAAAGGAAAGGGCCGGAGAAGAGGAAGGGGGAAATGAGAAAGGGGCATCGATAGCATTCCCCATCAAACTGCCCCCAGAAAGGAATGGTGGAAGTTTAGAGCAAGGCCAGCCACCAGTCTAGAGCAACCTGCTCTGAAGGAGCAGCCTGCAGGGGATCCCCAATCGGTATCTAAACAGCCAGGCTGCATTGTGGCTTGGGGTGACCAGTCCAAGGTGACTGCACGGGGAGAGAATCACAAGAGGCAGGAGAGCGCAGAAGTGCTCTGTTAGCCACCCAAGAAGCTTACCTTACAGAGTAACCACCCCCTCCACACCCGCCCCCGCCCACAGTGTGACACACTGCTGTCCAGACTGACAGAATTGCAGGAAAAGTACAAGGCCAGCCAGAAGGAGATGGGGCAGCTGCAGATGGAGCAGTGTGAGCTCCTGGAGGATCAGAGGAGGATGCAGGAGGAGCAGGGCCAGCTGCAGGAAGAGCTGCACAGGCTCACACTGCCACTGCCAAAGAGTGGCCTCTTACTCAAGGTAACTCTGCCACAGGCAGCTGCTAACTGCGGGGAAGCTGCTCTGAGAAGCTTCCCTGTGTGActagggaaaaataaaagggTGGGGATTGAACTTTTTCTTCTTACCAACCACTCCTTACTTTCTCACCACTCTCCCCAAACCAAAAAGCTCCATAGAGCCAATTAGAGTTTTTCTTATAAGGGCTTTAAATCTTAAAATACCTTTTATACTCTGGAATCTGTGCAGCagtttatatttagatatttagtcCATCTGGAGAAAATGCACCTGAAACCACTTTGTAAACTACAAAATATATCCCAACATAAGAGACCATTGCTACTTTTAGCAGGTCTCCATAGAAGGACTCCCCCTGTCCCCAGATGGGCTCTGTGAAGTCAACCCTGAGATTCTTCAGGGAATTGTTCACAGCAGGGATGAGGCACCAAGGAGGCATCAGACTTCCTGTGTAACCACCACAATCCCTTGCCTCCTTCCTTCTACTCCGCCTCAGAGTCAGGAGCTACTCACCAAGTTAGAAGACCTGTGTGAGCTGCAGCTGCTCTACCAAGGCATGCAGGAGGAACAGAAGAAGCTGATACAGAACCAAGACTGTGTATTAAAGGAACAATTAGAGATCCACGAAGAGCTGCGACGTTTCAAAGAGTCTCATTTCCAGGAAGTGTTGGAGAATCCCGATGATTCCAAattggctaagtcctcaaaatgTAATCGAAACAAGGTAACCATAGCAAGAGGTAGGGAGACAGTTCTCCTGAGCACAACAGCATGGCAGGGAGAGTGGGCACCGCCCAAGGGTCAGAGTTGGGAAGGCGTGTTTGGCCAGGGGTAAGGATAAGGCAAAAGCCCTGCCTTTCACCAGCTGTGACCACTCACAGGCTCCATTAAGAGGTGGCTTTTAGATACGGCCTGAGGACCTCACCTAGATGCCATTATCCTTTATCACACTGATATTCACAGTGCCCAGTTGAAGCACTATGAGCActcagggcagagctgggatgacCAGAAGTCTGTCATCAGATCATTTGACTCATTCCCAGTAAGATGTATAATATCAGTTTGGTGTTTGTTTGGATTCCTTTGGACTGACTCTAAATGTCATCTTTTTCTTGAGTGGAAAAGTAGACTTCTCAGTTATCAAAATCTATCACCTTTGGTGTTCTCTATGAGGCAAATTTGGGGCCTTTCATTTCCAAGAGAAGAATTCCTAGCATATGGGGTTCTTAGTACTGACCACACTATCTTCATTGGAACTTTGGTGGCAGTAATAGAGCAAGGTCACAGGGGTTAGACCGGAAAATCGATGCCTCTCAAGTACCAGCAAGAGGTCATTCAGATGAGGTGACACAGGTGGAGATCACCGTACAATTCTCTTCAGGGTTGGGGGATAAAGTTGTTCTGAGGTCTCGGCGTGGGCAAGGAGGGGCAGGTAGACAGTTTCGGTTTAGGCCAAATCTATTCATTCAGATCTTATTCTGAACAAGGAGAACCAGGGAGTAGCAGAAGTCAACACTGTGAGGCTGGATCATATTCCAGGGGCATcagatgtccaggctggaggccTGGGTAACACAGCTGGGAACCAGGTATAAAATATTTCCTTAACTGATCAGATCTCATCCTGGACATCAGCAGCCAAGAAGCCAGGCCCAGAGAGCCTGGGAAACATGCCCAGAGGCCAGATTCAGAATTGGGGCAGGAGATACAGGAACTAATAGTAAGACTTTGATTCCAATTCTTCATATTGCCGCATTCAAGTCCGGGGCTGATTTTAGAACTAGGGGTGGGCGAGGGGACTGAGCCTGAAGGTCAGGATAACAGGTATACCTGACTGAGAAGAGGGTGTGGTAGGGAGCCAGGGTGTTCTGGAAACCCACTTGGCACTGCTCCAAGGAGACAGGGATGTACCAAAGTGCAGAAACCAGCCGAAATGGGAGCCCGGAAATCATGGAGTATCTGCCCTGGGGAGATTttcccaaatgagaaagaaactgATACATGCCAGTTACCTGTAGGCTAAGTCAGAGACATAGGCCGGGGTGAGGTGGAAATGTAGGCTTGCCATTCTCTAAGGTGTGCTCTCAGACATCTGTACCAGGAGAGGTGCAGCTGGAAGGACTGAAGTGTCAGAGTAATGATACtgtctccccacccctgcccccagcaaTCCAAGCTGCTCATGGAGCAGATGCAGGCCCTGCAGGTGATGTATGACGCCGGTCAGGCGGAGCAGGAGTTCTTGCAGCAAGAGCAAGGGAGGCTCCTAGAGGAGCGGAAGAGGCTGCAGGCAGACTTGCAGCTCTGCCTGGAAGAAATGCAGCTGCTTCAAGTCCAGTCCCCTTCTATAAAAATGAGCCTTGAGTCCTACGGGAAGAGCTATGGTAGCATGGTCCCCAGCAATGAGAACTGTCGCAAGACTTATGATACCACTGTGGATGACAATGAGAGCTATTACAAGAGTTACACCAGCACCCAGACCAGCAGCGAGAGCTTTCTCAAGAGCTATGACAGCAGCACTAGTGCCAGTGAGGCCTATGGGAAGAGTTACTGCACCACCAGCAACAGCAGCATTACCTATAAGAAGAGTTACGGCAGCACCAGGAGCTCTGACACCTGCCAGAAGAGTTTTGTCAGCAGCTGCACTGACGAGGAACCTGCTGAGCCTGAAGACATGGAGGTAATGGTTGCCAGGTGACAGGTCAGGCAGGGGACGATGGACTCTTGTCTTTTTAAGAGATACATCGCCAGGGGAAGGGGCAAGAAGTGTGGGAATGGGGTCAGAACTGACCTGGGGAACTATTGGAAGTAAGCGAAGCCCTCTACCCATGGCAGCCTGGTCTCCCGCTCAGCCCTCTCATAGAGAGAAGCCCCCATCTGGACAGAGGCCCATAAGATTCAGTCCGTTTCCTCACCACAGCCACGATGCTCTTTATGGGGGTAAATATAGTAATCCCCCACGGGCATCTCTGGATCCTGGTGGCCATTGTTTGGTATCCAGGGAAGGGCCCAGCAGAGTGGGGCGGAGCTTAGGTGCTCCTCAGGGTGCTATTGTTGCTCCCCCACCCCCCGCAGTGCTTTGAGGAAATGGTTGTGAAAGTGCTGATCAAGCTGCAGGCGGTGCAGGCCATGTACCAGATAAGCCAGGAGGAACACAGCCAGCTGCAAGAGCAGATGGAAAAGTTACTGGCCAAGCAGAAAGACCTGAAGGAAGAGCTGGATGCCTGTGAAAGGGAGTTCAAGGAGTGCATGGAATGCCTTGAAAAGCCCGTGGCCCCCCAGAACGACAAGAATGAGGTAACCACTGTCAGGGAGGCAGGGTTTCCTCTGGCAGCCCCTGGAGCCATAGAGGTCATGGCCACTTCATAGAGGCTAAAGAGAGGGACAAAGCAGGGAGAGTATGCACCTCAGAGGCTGGGCAGTCTGCTCCATCCCTGATGACATTTCCCAAGTGCCCGTGGAGCTGGGGTTTACTAGTCATCAGGACTTCTCTCATGGaatgatttctctctttctccctttgccACTTCTGTTCTCTTTTGCTTTGTGTTCTAGACCACTTCTGTAGAACTGTATTTTTGCATTTGCCAATCTTCTTTCATCATTTTGTGTGCATTTGCCTTGTCTCCCGGTGCACCAACTAGGAGCACCAACTAGATTGTAAGCAGCTCAAGGACAGGGACATGTCTCCTTTTGGATCTCTCACAATGCCAAGAAGAGTGCTCTGCACCCCCTAGGAATGGGACAGAAGTCTTGTCTCTGGCCAGGGGTTCACGGTCCAGTGGGGGTCTCTTTGTATACACACGGGAGAGATTCAGAGTGCAGCGAACACATGGGTCCAGATTGGCTAGTATTGGTACCTACTGAGGGGATGGTTGTGTACTGCCATCAGCCAAGGAAGACAAAACCCGAGATCAGGGAGCAGGATGTGACTTGCCTCTGTTTCCAGGGTGAGGTGCAGGAGCCCAGTACACACTTCAGGAGTATACAACACAGTTCTTTAAGTAATTGTTCCTGTTAGAGAGATGGGTTGGATGAAGTAGGAGTTCCCATAAAAAGaattctaggccaggtgcggtggctcacccctgtaatctcagcactttgggaggccaaggtgggtggatcacttgaggtcaggagtttgagaccagcctggccaacatggagaaaccccatctctactaaaaatacacaaaattagctgggcatggtggcgcatgcctgtaatgccagctactcaagaggctgaggcaggaaaaccacttgaatccaggaagcggaggttgcggtgagccaaggtcatgccattgcactccagcctgggcaacaagagtgaaactcttgtctcaaaaaaaaaaaaaaaaaaagaattatataataaatCCCTGAGGTTCAGAATTGGTAGCAGCCCTATTGTTATTCCCCAGTCACAGTAGAAAACACCATTTAAATCATTGTTttgaccttctttttttttttttttttttttgagacagagtcttgctctgtcaccaggctggagtgcagtggcacgatctcagcttcctgcaacctctgcctcctgggttcaagtgattctcctgtctcagtttcccaagtttctgggactacaggcgcgctcCAATAAGCCCAGcgaatgtttgtatttttagtagacatggggtttcaccatgttggccaggctggtctcgaactcctgaccgcaagtgatctgcccacctcagcctcctaaagtgctgggattacactggaTGGCAAGTGAGCCGCTGCGCCCTGCCGTTTTTTTCATCTTATTAGATGGACATCATCAGGTGCCTCAAGTTAGGAGAAGCTATTTGTAAAACTATTTGAGAGGCTCATTTTCCACagttgaatattttctttattgtctaCTTCCTACGGGCTTTAACAGGGAGATTTCTGAGACAGTGACCCCCAAGCAGGGCTGAGTTTGGTTGCGTGGTCAGCCAACCGGTTGCATAACCAGCCAACTCTGGGTAACTGGCCCTCCACTACCAACAGATCAAAGAACTGCAGACCAAGCTGCGGGAGCTGCAGCTGCAATACCAGGCTAGCATGGATGAGCAGGGGCGGCTTCTGGTAGTGCAGGAGCAGCTGGAGGGGCAGCTGCAGTGCTGCCAGGAGGAGCTCCGCCAGCTCAGGGAGAAGAGGCCCTCTGTTGTCAAAGAAGCCCGGGGGAAGAATGCTAATAAGAACATGAACAAGAATGCCAATGGGGTTAAAATGAAAAAGGTGACCAAGCCATGCTCGGATACTTCTGAGAGCGACCTTGAGACCAGAAAGGTGAGTAGTAACCTTGGTAGCCAGATAagcagaaaggaggaggagatcCTGGGAAGAAGCATTGCCTCCACAACCCTTTCAACCAGGCAAGGGATTTGTAGAGAAGCTTCTGGGATCTCTGAAGTGTCTACAGTGGTTCCCATCTTAATGGAAAGTGGGTGCTCCCTTTTCCTGTGAAGTTATGGGGAGAGTGGAACACAGACAACTCACATCGGGAGGTGCAGCCCCAAAGGACCACAGCCCCTAGGCTGGACAACTCCTTCAGTTTGCCCAGCCCCATTTGTTGGGGCTCCTGTTCTTCCTGGGTTACATGCCcaagagaagaaccaaatagatgAAGAGGGAGGAATTTGTTCAAAGTAGTTATATACTAATAAGTGAAAGAGGATTGGGTAAAAGAAGAGTCACTGTAGGGGTGGGAAGCAACAATTTAGGTGCAGAGCCCAAGACTCTTTAGTTGTGGTAGCTGTTTGAAATGGCTTAATGGCCAACAGACATAGTGGCCCTGAGAGGTGAGGTGTGATGCCCTCTACATATGCTCAGGGGATTGGCTCACAGTCCCAGAGCACCGGGCCACACCCTTGCACTCTGACATGCTGGAAGTCATGTTTCCTGGAGCTAGTACAGCATTGTCATGAGATTAGGAGCTTCACAGGTAACACAGGCCCCATCCTGCCCTACTCCCACCCCACAGAGTCTGGAGGTAGTGCTGTACTACAAGGCCAGCCAGAGGAAATTAGATGGACTagcaaaagaggaggaaaaaaaggaggaagtgaAAGAGGAAGCAAAGGAGCAGTATGGGGATGAGCTAGTTGCTGAGCCAGCAGATCCTGGGGAAGCTAAATCCACAGAAGATCAGGAGGAAAATGAGgacaaagaggaagaggagaaggaagaagacagTGAAGAGGAGGAAGATGACGTCGACTCTTCCCTTGAAAGTCCCGAAGAAAATAACTCCCTCAGACTTTCCGAGAGCAAAAAGGTAACCAGAGCCAAAGCCTAGATCAAGTGGGAAGTGGGGTCTTGGGCTCAGATACCTCCGAGTTAATGGGTGGCCCTGCCAAGGATGGATATCTCCAGGAGTGGAGGCCTCGCGCTCTAAGGCACAACCCTTCGGGGAGGTGGAGATGCAGAAGGGGGAGATGAGAGCAGTCTGTCTGCAGGAAATCATGGGCTCAGCCCCGTTTGCTGTGGAACCACCTCACAATGACCACCTTTTCTGGGAACCAGCGTGGGGTCTCTGGAGTCCTTTCATTTACATAGTAGCCTTTGTTACCTTCCTTATGTCGGGAGTGTTCCCTCATCCCTCTTTTGGCACTGCAGGAAGGACATTGACAGTGTGAAGTCTACTTCAGGCCATTTCTGTCGGTCTGGGCAAGTCACTCAGTCCAGTTTTCCTATGGTGCCCTGTTAGGTTTAacctttgttgttgctgttaggGGTGTGTCAGGGGATAATCTCTTCTTTGTAGGCTCATGTTGCCCCCTGGATTCTGTATATCACAGGAcatgaaggtggggcctggaagTGATCAAGAGTGATAGTGAAAATATTTCACGTCTGTACAGTAGGAGCATAAGACTAGTCCAAGGAGACCATCCCTAGCCTTAACCCTTCAGTTGCTAGATCATTGAGAGGTTGGGGTGGAGGTATCCTGGGATATATATGCCAGAATGCCAGAGGTAACTTACCAACAATATAGAAGTACTTCCATATTTTAATAACTGGTACGTCTCTGCAGGTATGTAGCAACTGAATTCTTGCCCTGGGCTTAACTCAGGGCTCAGAGTCCCTACAGAGTTAGAGTATTTCCTGTGTAAGTCCTCAGCTTACATTACAGGTTCTTTCTGTTCTAAACAGAGGTAAAGAAAAAAGCCTCTTGTGGTGGGATTATCCAGTCAACTCTGAGGATATTTGGAATTTCCAGCAATTTGGTCTTCAGCACTGGCTAAGGATCCAGTGTGCAGTGCTCTGCTTACCTTGTGCCAGGGGACCATTACCTAAGATGTGGAAAGTCGGAACCACTGCAGCCCCTCCCACTATCATGTTTCCTTGAGCTCATCATATTCCACCACGTGCTGGTTCAGAGCCTCACAGATGTCTTTACCTTCGGTGCCACATTTCTAAAGCTAGACCTGATTTTTCTACTTCAAATATATTCTATGTTTCTATATATGGAGAGATCCCTTTGCCCCGTGGGTCCTGCGTCTTTTGCAGGCAGCTCTAGGGCATGCGTATTACCACCTTGCAAAATCGGTTTCTCTCTGGAAGATTGTTGCAGTGAAAGAACTAGCCCTTCTCCCTTGTCAGTTTGTTTCGGTGCATGTTGTCTTACAATGATATCATTAGATTCCTAGGGGATCAAAGGGACCAGAGCCCAAAATACCAAGAAACTTAATGGAAAGCAGGCTAGAACAAAGGGACAGGTGACCTGGTAGAAGACTGGCTCTTCCTAGAGTGACCTAGGAAAAGTCACAAGAAAGGTCTAGATGCAGATACCTCCTGCTTGACAAGATATGAGAGGTATGTGACGGGACAGAAAGAAAACTGGACTCACCGCCTGACTTGGACCTAGCTGCTGCTTAACCCATTCAATTTTGCAATTCCTGCAGACTGCCGGTGGAAAGAACCAAGGCCCAGGCAGCAGAAAAGACATGCAACTGCTCTAGCTTACCTGTTTTTTAACctcttgattcctttctcttttccctttgttttctcatcttcatTATCTGTTGGATCCATGCGTTTATGTCTCACATATCCTGGTCTCTCCTcgtgcttctttctcattttggtGTGTTGCAGTCATCCCCTACCCCCAATCCCCCCATCTTCTCCTTGCCTCTTGTAGGCCTGGTGGTCATCTCGGCTTTGCTCTGGTGCTGGTGGGCTGAGACGTCGTCCTAATGCAGGTACTGGTATTGCTTCCTCTCCTTCTGAGGGATAGAGGGAGGGTGCAGGTTGCCCtggcctctcctctttcccttttctcccagCTGCTTGCTTCTTGCTTGTGCCATTTTATAATAGGTGATGCTCAGGTCTGAGTTTTAGTTCTGACTTTTCCTTGGGCTACTGCAAAGCCTCTGACATCTCTGAGCATGTCTTCGTAATGCATAGGAGGTTGGAATGCTTGCCAGAGACATGGTTTGAGTTTCAATCCTTGGCTGGGAAAAACTTGGATAAGCCCAGCTTGGTTGCTACTGTCAAAGCTGCCTCACTACTTCTTTATCCCCGCTCATCCTCTGTGTGATGGCTAGCCTGACCACTTCTGATGAGCTGATATTTGCAAGGCTGGCCTGGACTCTCTTTGTCTTGGTTTAACTCCGGAGCCAAGTTCTCACTACTGTTGCTACCCAAGATGGCAAAATAAGGAATCCCTCTTCTGTTGGGAGAGAGAGGAGGTCTGAAGAGCTCTGATCCTCATGATCCTCCCAGGGGCATTGGTAGGAGGGCAACCTAAGTTGGTCCATCAAGCTTGGTGAAATGGAACCGAACCCCTACTGTATTCTGCTCTTTCTACTGAACAGTTCTCTGCTtctggacttccagtctccagaaaaGTCAGAACAGAATGCCGGGAAATTTTATTagttatctatttatctattttgtgGGCCAGATTCCATGGTAATTGGCTTCCCAAGCTAGGTTTTCTGGAGAGAATGAGGTATTAGTGAAAAGTTTCTACTAGCCAGAGATGTATGTTCTCAGGAAATCAAGACTGATATATTCTGGCCACTTTCCTGTCAGCTCCCACACATGTAATCTACACTGTCAACAGGATACCAAATTCAGGAGGCAGAATGTGGTCTTACGGCCTAAGGTAGAAGCCTGGGGTTCCACCTGCCTTCTGGAACCCATAAGGTATTCTCTCTAGTCCTGCATTGGCTCCTCTCTCATGCTTTCCCTGCctccccctccactcccctctctTCTCACATTCCTGTGAACGGAATGTAGCTTAATGCACAGGGTGGCAACTGGAGGATTTGTTGGTGgcacttctctccatttccttttctgtccttcctcctgctccctccccaGCTTTCCTGTTA
Proteins encoded in this region:
- the CCDC136 gene encoding coiled-coil domain-containing protein 136 isoform X4 gives rise to the protein MEAGAGAGAGAAGWSCPGPGPTVTTLGSYEASEGCERKKGQRWGSLERRGMQAMEGEVLLPALYEEEEEEEEEEEEVEEEEEQVQKGGSVGSLSVNKHRGLSLTETELEELRAQVLQLVAELEETRELAGQHEDDSLELQGLLEDERLASAQQAEVFTKQIQQLQGELRSLREEISLLEHEKESELKEIERELHLAQAEIQSLRQAAEDSATEHESDIASLQEDLCRMQNELEDMERIRGDYEMEIASLRAEMEMKSSEPSEELQELRERYHFLNEEYRALQESNSSLTGQLADLESERTQRATERWLQSQTLSMTSAESQTSEMDFLEPDPEMQLLRQQLRDAEEQMHGMKNKCQELCCELEELQHHRQVSEEEHSRLQRELKCAQNEVLRFQTSHSVTQNEELKSRLCTLQKKYDTSQDEQNELLKMQLQLQTELRQLKVMKSTLVENQSEKELLCRLQKLQLQHQNVTCEKEKLLERQQQLREELQCHEAELQHLRDTVASFKESNEKDTETHAQLQEMKQLYQASKDELERQKHMYDQLEQDLLLCQLELKELKASQPIPEDKGKCANKCDTLLSRLTELQEKYKASQKEMGQLQMEQCELLEDQRRMQEEQGQLQEELHRLTLPLPKSGLLLKSQELLTKLEDLCELQLLYQGMQEEQKKLIQNQDCVLKEQLEIHEELRRFKESHFQEVLENPDDSKLAKSSKCNRNKQSKLLMEQMQALQVMYDAGQAEQEFLQQEQGRLLEERKRLQADLQLCLEEMQLLQVQSPSIKMSLESYGKSYGSMVPSNENCRKTYDTTVDDNESYYKSYTSTQTSSESFLKSYDSSTSASEAYGKSYCTTSNSSITYKKSYGSTRSSDTCQKSFVSSCTDEEPAEPEDMECFEEMVVKVLIKLQAVQAMYQISQEEHSQLQEQMEKLLAKQKDLKEELDACEREFKECMECLEKPVAPQNDKNEIKELQTKLRELQLQYQASMDEQGRLLVVQEQLEGQLQCCQEELRQLREKRPSVVKEARGKNANKNMNKNANGVKMKKVTKPCSDTSESDLETRKSLEVVLYYKASQRKLDGLAKEEEKKEEVKEEAKEQYGDELVAEPADPGEAKSTEDQEENEDKEEEEKEEDSEEEEDDVDSSLESPEENNSLRLSESKKNMFGLWKPMVFLAIAAVALYVLPNMRQQESEFCLME
- the CCDC136 gene encoding coiled-coil domain-containing protein 136 isoform X7, whose product is MEAITSELRSLREEISLLEHEKESELKEIERELHLAQAEIQSLRQAAEDSATEHESDIASLQEDLCRMQNELEDMERIRGDYEMEIASLRAEMEMKSSEPSGSLGLSDYSGLQEELQELRERYHFLNEEYRALQESNSSLTGQLADLESERTQRATERWLQSQTLSMTSAESQTSEMDFLEPDPEMQLLRQQLRDAEEQMHGMKNKCQELCCELEELQHHRQVSEEEHSRLQRELKCAQNEVLRFQTSHSVTQNEELKSRLCTLQKKYDTSQDEQNELLKMQLQLQTELRQLKVMKSTLVENQSEKELLCRLQKLQLQHQNVTCEKEKLLERQQQLREELQCHEAELQHLRDTVASFKESNEKDTETHAQLQEMKQLYQASKDELERQKHMYDQLEQDLLLCQLELKELKASQPIPEDKGKCANKCDTLLSRLTELQEKYKASQKEMGQLQMEQCELLEDQRRMQEEQGQLQEELHRLTLPLPKSGLLLKSQELLTKLEDLCELQLLYQGMQEEQKKLIQNQDCVLKEQLEIHEELRRFKESHFQEVLENPDDSKLAKSSKCNRNKQSKLLMEQMQALQVMYDAGQAEQEFLQQEQGRLLEERKRLQADLQLCLEEMQLLQVQSPSIKMSLESYGKSYGSMVPSNENCRKTYDTTVDDNESYYKSYTSTQTSSESFLKSYDSSTSASEAYGKSYCTTSNSSITYKKSYGSTRSSDTCQKSFVSSCTDEEPAEPEDMECFEEMVVKVLIKLQAVQAMYQISQEEHSQLQEQMEKLLAKQKDLKEELDACEREFKECMECLEKPVAPQNDKNEIKELQTKLRELQLQYQASMDEQGRLLVVQEQLEGQLQCCQEELRQLREKRPSVVKEARGKNANKNMNKNANGVKMKKVTKPCSDTSESDLETRKSLEVVLYYKASQRKLDGLAKEEEKKEEVKEEAKEQYGDELVAEPADPGEAKSTEDQEENEDKEEEEKEEDSEEEEDDVDSSLESPEENNSLRLSESKKNMFGLWKPMVFLAIAAVALYVLPNMRQQESEFCLME
- the CCDC136 gene encoding coiled-coil domain-containing protein 136 isoform X12, producing MEAITSELRSLREEISLLEHEKESELKEIERELHLAQAEIQSLRQAAEDSATEHESDIASLQEDLCRMQNELEDMERIRGDYEMEIASLRAEMEMKSSEPSGSLGLSDYSGLQEELQELRERYHFLNEEYRALQESNSSLTGQLADLESERTQRATERWLQSQTLSMTSAESQTSEMDFLEPDPEMQLLRQQLRDAEEQMHGMKNKCQELCCELEELQHHRQVSEEEHSRLQRELKCAQNEVLRFQTSHSVTQELLCRLQKLQLQHQNVTCEKEKLLERQQQLREELQCHEAELQHLRDTVASFKESNEKDTETHAQLQEMKQLYQASKDELERQKHMYDQLEQDLLLCQLELKELKASQPIPEDKGKCANKCDTLLSRLTELQEKYKASQKEMGQLQMEQCELLEDQRRMQEEQGQLQEELHRLTLPLPKSGLLLKSQELLTKLEDLCELQLLYQGMQEEQKKLIQNQDCVLKEQLEIHEELRRFKESHFQEVLENPDDSKLAKSSKCNRNKQSKLLMEQMQALQVMYDAGQAEQEFLQQEQGRLLEERKRLQADLQLCLEEMQLLQVQSPSIKMSLESYGKSYGSMVPSNENCRKTYDTTVDDNESYYKSYTSTQTSSESFLKSYDSSTSASEAYGKSYCTTSNSSITYKKSYGSTRSSDTCQKSFVSSCTDEEPAEPEDMECFEEMVVKVLIKLQAVQAMYQISQEEHSQLQEQMEKLLAKQKDLKEELDACEREFKECMECLEKPVAPQNDKNEIKELQTKLRELQLQYQASMDEQGRLLVVQEQLEGQLQCCQEELRQLREKRPSVVKEARGKNANKNMNKNANGVKMKKVTKPCSDTSESDLETRKSLEVVLYYKASQRKLDGLAKEEEKKEEVKEEAKEQYGDELVAEPADPGEAKSTEDQEENEDKEEEEKEEDSEEEEDDVDSSLESPEENNSLRLSESKKNMFGLWKPMVFLAIAAVALYVLPNMRQQESEFCLME